From the genome of Pogona vitticeps strain Pit_001003342236 chromosome 10, PviZW2.1, whole genome shotgun sequence, one region includes:
- the DDX28 gene encoding putative ATP-dependent RNA helicase DDX28 translates to MAGRTAWSAWFSLRLPLRPAVRWSSGLPPGQEEAKAKAKAKAKAKAAEEEIPVVRIPYAWRVRREEAAASRQGRKKDKASIPASGRRLLLLSRRRELSQAAGHTVGRWEKPPLASAGWKHRQSRGDYFQLLRTCKAPPREEAPGDEPAASFLDLGVEAQLCSVLQEELGITRPSPVQKRVIPPLLAGANALCAGETGSGKTLAYLLPLIQRLLRFRSLPGGLSSSVVSPHSLVVLPSRELAGQVKSVATRLCAPLGLQVREIGGGRGLHSVRQKIRAGPTDLLVSTPGILNHALKKRVLTLEKVHCLVLDEVDTLLDPSFVDLVESVLQHAPLAASDKEVVDVWDPKTQLVAVGATVPKGLQEMLSKAADIRSIRVLSSSNLHRLQPHVEQKFIRVKGSEKVTELVQLIKDRKPSSGAVLVFCKDTSTVNWLSYILDDHKIKHQRLQGHMEAATRASIFRAFQKGTFDVLVCTDIASRGLDTIHVEFVINYDFPQTLQDYLHRVGRVGRIGSKFPGTVISFVTHRWDVDLVWKIETAARKRTPLPGMEPILRVPV, encoded by the coding sequence ATGGCCGGCCGGACAGCTTGGTCCGCCTGGTTCTCCCTTCGGCTGCCGCTGAGGCCGGCGGTCCGGTGGAGCTCGGGGCTGCCCCCGGGCCAGGAGGAGGCGAAGGCGAAGGCGAAGGCGAAGGCGAAGGCgaaggcggcggaggaggagatCCCGGTCGTGCGGATCCCCTACGCGTGGCGGGTGCGGCGGGAGGAGGCGGCGGCCTCCCGGCAGGGCCGGAAGAAGGACAAGGCCTCGATCCCCGCCTCggggcggcggctgctgctgctgagccgGCGGCGGGAGCTGAGCCAGGCCGCGGGCCACACGGTGGGCCGCTGGGAGAAGCCGCCCTTGGCCTCGGCCGGCTGGAAGCACCGCCAGTCCCGCGGGGATTACTTCCAGCTGCTGAGGACCTGCAAGGCGCCTCCTCGCGAGGAAGCGCCCGGGGACGAGCCGGCCGCCTCCTTCCTCGACCTGGGCGTGGAGGCCCAGCTGTGCTCCGTCTTGCAGGAGGAGCTGGGCATCACCCGGCCCAGCCCGGTCCAGAAGCGGGTCATCCCTCCTCTGCTGGCCGGGGCCAACGCCCTCTGCGCCGGCGAGACGGGCAGCGGGAAGACCCTGGCCTACCTGCTGCCCCTGATCCAAAGGCTCCTGCGCTTCCGCAGCCTGCCCGGCGGCCTCTCCTCCTCCGTGGTGTCCCCCCATTCCTTGGTGGTGCTCCCTTCTCGGGAGCTGGCGGGGCAGGTGAAGAGTGTGGCCACCCGGCTGTGCGCTCCCTTGGGCCTGCAGGTGAGGGAGATTGGGGGCGGCCGGGGCTTGCACAGCGTCCGGCAGAAGATCCGCGCCGGCCCCACCGACCTCCTGGTGTCCACGCCGGGGATCCTGAACCACGCCTTGAAGAAGCGGGTGCTGACCTTGGAGAAAGTGCACTGCCTGGTGCTGGATGAAGTGGACACCTTGCTGGACCCCAGCTTTGTCGACTTGGTGGAATCTGTGCTTCAGCACGCCCCCCTGGCGGCCAGCGACAAGGAGGTGGTGGACGTCTGGGACCCCAAAACCCAGCTGGTGGCCGTGGGAGCCACCGTCCCGAAGGGGTTGCAGGAGATGCTGAGCAAGGCCGCTGATATCAGAAGCATCCGTGTCCTGAGCAGCTCTAATTTGCATCGTCTCCAGCCTCATGTAGAGCAGAAATTCATACGCGTCAAGGGCAGCGAGAAGGTGACCGAGCTGGTGCAGCTTATCAAGGATAGAAAACCCTCCTCTGGAGCAGTCCTGGTTTTCTGTAAGGACACCAGCACCGTCAACTGGCTCAGTTACATTTTGGATGACCATAAGATTAAACACCAACGCCTGCAAGGACACATGGAAGCAGCCACAAGAGCTAGCATTTTCAGAGCTTTCCAGAAAGGCACATTTGATGTTTTGGTGTGCACTGATATTGCTTCCCGGGGGCTGGACACGATCCACGTAGAGTTCGTGATCAACTACGATTTCCCACAAACGCTGCAGGATTATTTACACCGGGTGGGGCGAGTTGGCCGAATAGGCAGCAAGTTCCCTGGGACTGTCATCAGCTTTGTCACCCACAGGTGGGATGTGGATCTGGTCTGGAAAATCGAAACTGCGGCTCGCAAAAGGACTCCGTTGCCAGGGATGGAGCCCATTTTGAGAGTGCCTGTTTGA
- the DUS2 gene encoding tRNA-dihydrouridine(20) synthase [NAD(P)+]-like isoform X3 has protein sequence MTAFTRASRPDNSKDSMTVNTTSLCFKNKVILAPMVRVGTLPMRLLALDYGADIVYCEELIDIKMLQCKRMVNDVLGTVDFVARNERVVFRTCEKEKDRVVFQMGTADAERALAVAKLVENDVAAIDVNMGCPKEYSTKGGMGAALLSDPDKIESILTTLVKGIMKPVTCKIRILPSMEETINLVKKIEKTGVAAIAVHGRKKEERPQHPVQCEVIKAISGAVSIPVIANGGSHDFIKKYTDIEAFRDATRASSVMIARAAMWNPSIFRKEGPCPLKDVMQEYIKYSVRYDNHYTNTKYCLCQMLQEQLENAQGKKLHAAQSMQEICEVFGMSSFYQEASAFLEGKKVSLEATDQDEEDQADDPEVRKMAVRFDKREYPPQITPKMCLLEWCRKEKHPQPVYETMERPQDRLFRSVVTVAEQKYRSTLWEKSKKLAEQAAAIACLRTLGLPEGKWNEEVNHLVNKRKRQDQEPLVNGEHGLPTETA, from the exons ATGACTGCTTTTACCAGGGCCAGCCGCCCAG ataaTTCAAAAGACAGTATGACAGTGAACACAACTTCGCTCTGTTTCAAAAATAAGGTCATCTTAGCTCCTATGGTGCGGGTCGGGACCCTACCAATGCGGCTCTTGGCTTTGGATTATGGGGCAGATATTGTTTATTGTGAG GAGCTGATTGACATAAAGATGCTTCAATGCAAGAGAATGGTAAATG ATGTGCTTGGAACAGTGGACTTTGTGGCTCGCAACGAGAGGGTTGTGTTCAGAACCTGTGAAAAGGAAAAGGATCGGGTTGTCTTTCAAATG GGAACAGCTGATGCTGAGAGGGCTTTAGCAGTAGCCAAACTTGT AGAGAACGATGTGGCTGCTATTGATGTCAACATGGGATGCCCCAAAGAATATTCCACTAAG GGAGGGATGGGAGCCGCACTCTTATCTGATCCGGACAAAATAGAATCT ATCCTGACCACTCTGGTGAAAGGCATTATGAAGCCAGTGACCTGCAAAATCCGAATCCTGCCATCC ATGGAAGAAACGATAAACCTAGTGAAGAAGATAGAGAAGACAGGAGTTGCCGCTATTGCCGTTCATGGCAG gaagaaagaagagaggccCCAACATCCGGTTCAGTGCGAGGTCATCAAAGCCATCTCTGGAGCCGTGTCTATCCCGGTAATAGCCAA CGGAGGGTCTCATGACTTCATCAAAAAGTATACTGACATAGAAGCCTTCCGGGACGCAACAAGGGCATCCTCGGTGATGATTGCCCGCGCTGCCATGTGGAACCCGTCCATCTTCAGGAAGGAAGGCCCCTGCCCCTTGAAAGATGTCATGCAGGAGTACATCAAATAT TCCGTCAGGTACGACAATCACTACACCAACACAAAGTACTGCTTGTGCCAGATGCTTCAAGAACAGCTGGAGAACGCACAAGGGAAGAAGCTACACGCTGCCCAATCCATGCAGGAAATATG tgAAGTCTTTGGTATGAGCAGTTTTTACCAGGAAGCGTCAGCTTTTCTGGAGGGGAAGAAAGTTTCATTAGAAGCCACCGACCAGGACGAGGAAGACCAAGCCGACGATCCAGAAGTCAGAAAAATGGCCGTGAGATTTGATAA GCGAGAATACCCCCCACAGATTACCCCCAAAATGTGTCTTTTGGAGTGGTGCAGGAAAGAAAAGCATCCCCAGCCAGTTTACGAAACG ATGGAAAGGCCGCAGGACAGACTCTTCCGTTCCGTGGTCACCGTAGCAGAACAAAAGTACAGATCAACTTTATG GGAAAAGTCGAAAAAGTTAGCTGAACAAGCGGCGGCTATTGCTTGCTTAAGGACTCTCGGCCTTCCGGAGGGGAAGTGGAATGAAGAGGTAAACCATTTGGTGAACAAACGCAAGAGGCAAGACCAGGAACCTTTGGTCAACGGAGAGCATGGACTTCCAACAGAGACTGCTT AG
- the DUS2 gene encoding tRNA-dihydrouridine(20) synthase [NAD(P)+]-like isoform X1 → MTAFTRASRPDNSKDSMTVNTTSLCFKNKVILAPMVRVGTLPMRLLALDYGADIVYCEELIDIKMLQCKRMVNDVLGTVDFVARNERVVFRTCEKEKDRVVFQMGTADAERALAVAKLVENDVAAIDVNMGCPKEYSTKGGMGAALLSDPDKIESILTTLVKGIMKPVTCKIRILPSMEETINLVKKIEKTGVAAIAVHGRKKEERPQHPVQCEVIKAISGAVSIPVIANGGSHDFIKKYTDIEAFRDATRASSVMIARAAMWNPSIFRKEGPCPLKDVMQEYIKYSVRYDNHYTNTKYCLCQMLQEQLENAQGKKLHAAQSMQEICEVFGMSSFYQEASAFLEGKKVSLEATDQDEEDQADDPEVRKMAVRFDKREYPPQITPKMCLLEWCRKEKHPQPVYETMERPQDRLFRSVVTVAEQKYRSTLWEKSKKLAEQAAAIACLRTLGLPEGKWNEEVNHLVNKRKRQDQEPLVNGEHGLPTETACKKPHFLPGASSANVS, encoded by the exons ATGACTGCTTTTACCAGGGCCAGCCGCCCAG ataaTTCAAAAGACAGTATGACAGTGAACACAACTTCGCTCTGTTTCAAAAATAAGGTCATCTTAGCTCCTATGGTGCGGGTCGGGACCCTACCAATGCGGCTCTTGGCTTTGGATTATGGGGCAGATATTGTTTATTGTGAG GAGCTGATTGACATAAAGATGCTTCAATGCAAGAGAATGGTAAATG ATGTGCTTGGAACAGTGGACTTTGTGGCTCGCAACGAGAGGGTTGTGTTCAGAACCTGTGAAAAGGAAAAGGATCGGGTTGTCTTTCAAATG GGAACAGCTGATGCTGAGAGGGCTTTAGCAGTAGCCAAACTTGT AGAGAACGATGTGGCTGCTATTGATGTCAACATGGGATGCCCCAAAGAATATTCCACTAAG GGAGGGATGGGAGCCGCACTCTTATCTGATCCGGACAAAATAGAATCT ATCCTGACCACTCTGGTGAAAGGCATTATGAAGCCAGTGACCTGCAAAATCCGAATCCTGCCATCC ATGGAAGAAACGATAAACCTAGTGAAGAAGATAGAGAAGACAGGAGTTGCCGCTATTGCCGTTCATGGCAG gaagaaagaagagaggccCCAACATCCGGTTCAGTGCGAGGTCATCAAAGCCATCTCTGGAGCCGTGTCTATCCCGGTAATAGCCAA CGGAGGGTCTCATGACTTCATCAAAAAGTATACTGACATAGAAGCCTTCCGGGACGCAACAAGGGCATCCTCGGTGATGATTGCCCGCGCTGCCATGTGGAACCCGTCCATCTTCAGGAAGGAAGGCCCCTGCCCCTTGAAAGATGTCATGCAGGAGTACATCAAATAT TCCGTCAGGTACGACAATCACTACACCAACACAAAGTACTGCTTGTGCCAGATGCTTCAAGAACAGCTGGAGAACGCACAAGGGAAGAAGCTACACGCTGCCCAATCCATGCAGGAAATATG tgAAGTCTTTGGTATGAGCAGTTTTTACCAGGAAGCGTCAGCTTTTCTGGAGGGGAAGAAAGTTTCATTAGAAGCCACCGACCAGGACGAGGAAGACCAAGCCGACGATCCAGAAGTCAGAAAAATGGCCGTGAGATTTGATAA GCGAGAATACCCCCCACAGATTACCCCCAAAATGTGTCTTTTGGAGTGGTGCAGGAAAGAAAAGCATCCCCAGCCAGTTTACGAAACG ATGGAAAGGCCGCAGGACAGACTCTTCCGTTCCGTGGTCACCGTAGCAGAACAAAAGTACAGATCAACTTTATG GGAAAAGTCGAAAAAGTTAGCTGAACAAGCGGCGGCTATTGCTTGCTTAAGGACTCTCGGCCTTCCGGAGGGGAAGTGGAATGAAGAGGTAAACCATTTGGTGAACAAACGCAAGAGGCAAGACCAGGAACCTTTGGTCAACGGAGAGCATGGACTTCCAACAGAGACTGCTTGTAAGAAACCTCATTTTCTTCCAGGAGCTTCTAGCGCTAACGTTTCCTAA
- the DUS2 gene encoding tRNA-dihydrouridine(20) synthase [NAD(P)+]-like isoform X4 has product MTVNTTSLCFKNKVILAPMVRVGTLPMRLLALDYGADIVYCEELIDIKMLQCKRMVNDVLGTVDFVARNERVVFRTCEKEKDRVVFQMGTADAERALAVAKLVENDVAAIDVNMGCPKEYSTKGGMGAALLSDPDKIESILTTLVKGIMKPVTCKIRILPSMEETINLVKKIEKTGVAAIAVHGRKKEERPQHPVQCEVIKAISGAVSIPVIANGGSHDFIKKYTDIEAFRDATRASSVMIARAAMWNPSIFRKEGPCPLKDVMQEYIKYSVRYDNHYTNTKYCLCQMLQEQLENAQGKKLHAAQSMQEICEVFGMSSFYQEASAFLEGKKVSLEATDQDEEDQADDPEVRKMAVRFDKREYPPQITPKMCLLEWCRKEKHPQPVYETMERPQDRLFRSVVTVAEQKYRSTLWEKSKKLAEQAAAIACLRTLGLPEGKWNEEVNHLVNKRKRQDQEPLVNGEHGLPTETA; this is encoded by the exons ATGACAGTGAACACAACTTCGCTCTGTTTCAAAAATAAGGTCATCTTAGCTCCTATGGTGCGGGTCGGGACCCTACCAATGCGGCTCTTGGCTTTGGATTATGGGGCAGATATTGTTTATTGTGAG GAGCTGATTGACATAAAGATGCTTCAATGCAAGAGAATGGTAAATG ATGTGCTTGGAACAGTGGACTTTGTGGCTCGCAACGAGAGGGTTGTGTTCAGAACCTGTGAAAAGGAAAAGGATCGGGTTGTCTTTCAAATG GGAACAGCTGATGCTGAGAGGGCTTTAGCAGTAGCCAAACTTGT AGAGAACGATGTGGCTGCTATTGATGTCAACATGGGATGCCCCAAAGAATATTCCACTAAG GGAGGGATGGGAGCCGCACTCTTATCTGATCCGGACAAAATAGAATCT ATCCTGACCACTCTGGTGAAAGGCATTATGAAGCCAGTGACCTGCAAAATCCGAATCCTGCCATCC ATGGAAGAAACGATAAACCTAGTGAAGAAGATAGAGAAGACAGGAGTTGCCGCTATTGCCGTTCATGGCAG gaagaaagaagagaggccCCAACATCCGGTTCAGTGCGAGGTCATCAAAGCCATCTCTGGAGCCGTGTCTATCCCGGTAATAGCCAA CGGAGGGTCTCATGACTTCATCAAAAAGTATACTGACATAGAAGCCTTCCGGGACGCAACAAGGGCATCCTCGGTGATGATTGCCCGCGCTGCCATGTGGAACCCGTCCATCTTCAGGAAGGAAGGCCCCTGCCCCTTGAAAGATGTCATGCAGGAGTACATCAAATAT TCCGTCAGGTACGACAATCACTACACCAACACAAAGTACTGCTTGTGCCAGATGCTTCAAGAACAGCTGGAGAACGCACAAGGGAAGAAGCTACACGCTGCCCAATCCATGCAGGAAATATG tgAAGTCTTTGGTATGAGCAGTTTTTACCAGGAAGCGTCAGCTTTTCTGGAGGGGAAGAAAGTTTCATTAGAAGCCACCGACCAGGACGAGGAAGACCAAGCCGACGATCCAGAAGTCAGAAAAATGGCCGTGAGATTTGATAA GCGAGAATACCCCCCACAGATTACCCCCAAAATGTGTCTTTTGGAGTGGTGCAGGAAAGAAAAGCATCCCCAGCCAGTTTACGAAACG ATGGAAAGGCCGCAGGACAGACTCTTCCGTTCCGTGGTCACCGTAGCAGAACAAAAGTACAGATCAACTTTATG GGAAAAGTCGAAAAAGTTAGCTGAACAAGCGGCGGCTATTGCTTGCTTAAGGACTCTCGGCCTTCCGGAGGGGAAGTGGAATGAAGAGGTAAACCATTTGGTGAACAAACGCAAGAGGCAAGACCAGGAACCTTTGGTCAACGGAGAGCATGGACTTCCAACAGAGACTGCTT AG
- the DUS2 gene encoding tRNA-dihydrouridine(20) synthase [NAD(P)+]-like isoform X2 produces the protein MTVNTTSLCFKNKVILAPMVRVGTLPMRLLALDYGADIVYCEELIDIKMLQCKRMVNDVLGTVDFVARNERVVFRTCEKEKDRVVFQMGTADAERALAVAKLVENDVAAIDVNMGCPKEYSTKGGMGAALLSDPDKIESILTTLVKGIMKPVTCKIRILPSMEETINLVKKIEKTGVAAIAVHGRKKEERPQHPVQCEVIKAISGAVSIPVIANGGSHDFIKKYTDIEAFRDATRASSVMIARAAMWNPSIFRKEGPCPLKDVMQEYIKYSVRYDNHYTNTKYCLCQMLQEQLENAQGKKLHAAQSMQEICEVFGMSSFYQEASAFLEGKKVSLEATDQDEEDQADDPEVRKMAVRFDKREYPPQITPKMCLLEWCRKEKHPQPVYETMERPQDRLFRSVVTVAEQKYRSTLWEKSKKLAEQAAAIACLRTLGLPEGKWNEEVNHLVNKRKRQDQEPLVNGEHGLPTETACKKPHFLPGASSANVS, from the exons ATGACAGTGAACACAACTTCGCTCTGTTTCAAAAATAAGGTCATCTTAGCTCCTATGGTGCGGGTCGGGACCCTACCAATGCGGCTCTTGGCTTTGGATTATGGGGCAGATATTGTTTATTGTGAG GAGCTGATTGACATAAAGATGCTTCAATGCAAGAGAATGGTAAATG ATGTGCTTGGAACAGTGGACTTTGTGGCTCGCAACGAGAGGGTTGTGTTCAGAACCTGTGAAAAGGAAAAGGATCGGGTTGTCTTTCAAATG GGAACAGCTGATGCTGAGAGGGCTTTAGCAGTAGCCAAACTTGT AGAGAACGATGTGGCTGCTATTGATGTCAACATGGGATGCCCCAAAGAATATTCCACTAAG GGAGGGATGGGAGCCGCACTCTTATCTGATCCGGACAAAATAGAATCT ATCCTGACCACTCTGGTGAAAGGCATTATGAAGCCAGTGACCTGCAAAATCCGAATCCTGCCATCC ATGGAAGAAACGATAAACCTAGTGAAGAAGATAGAGAAGACAGGAGTTGCCGCTATTGCCGTTCATGGCAG gaagaaagaagagaggccCCAACATCCGGTTCAGTGCGAGGTCATCAAAGCCATCTCTGGAGCCGTGTCTATCCCGGTAATAGCCAA CGGAGGGTCTCATGACTTCATCAAAAAGTATACTGACATAGAAGCCTTCCGGGACGCAACAAGGGCATCCTCGGTGATGATTGCCCGCGCTGCCATGTGGAACCCGTCCATCTTCAGGAAGGAAGGCCCCTGCCCCTTGAAAGATGTCATGCAGGAGTACATCAAATAT TCCGTCAGGTACGACAATCACTACACCAACACAAAGTACTGCTTGTGCCAGATGCTTCAAGAACAGCTGGAGAACGCACAAGGGAAGAAGCTACACGCTGCCCAATCCATGCAGGAAATATG tgAAGTCTTTGGTATGAGCAGTTTTTACCAGGAAGCGTCAGCTTTTCTGGAGGGGAAGAAAGTTTCATTAGAAGCCACCGACCAGGACGAGGAAGACCAAGCCGACGATCCAGAAGTCAGAAAAATGGCCGTGAGATTTGATAA GCGAGAATACCCCCCACAGATTACCCCCAAAATGTGTCTTTTGGAGTGGTGCAGGAAAGAAAAGCATCCCCAGCCAGTTTACGAAACG ATGGAAAGGCCGCAGGACAGACTCTTCCGTTCCGTGGTCACCGTAGCAGAACAAAAGTACAGATCAACTTTATG GGAAAAGTCGAAAAAGTTAGCTGAACAAGCGGCGGCTATTGCTTGCTTAAGGACTCTCGGCCTTCCGGAGGGGAAGTGGAATGAAGAGGTAAACCATTTGGTGAACAAACGCAAGAGGCAAGACCAGGAACCTTTGGTCAACGGAGAGCATGGACTTCCAACAGAGACTGCTTGTAAGAAACCTCATTTTCTTCCAGGAGCTTCTAGCGCTAACGTTTCCTAA